One Terriglobia bacterium genomic window, CGTGGCCGCGTAATCCAGGTCGGCGCTGCCTTCCTCGGTGGCAACCTCGTAAATCTCTTCCACGGTTTCCAACCCCGGCAGCTTCACCCGTGCCTCGCGCGCCGCATCCAGCGCGAGGTGAATATCCTTGTGCATGAGGCGGAGCGGAAAATTGGGCGAGAAATCATGCCGCAGCACGAACGGCGCCTTGTAGTCGGAGACGCCGGAGCGGATCATGGACGCGTTCACCAGCTCCATGAAGCGCTCGCGCGGCACGCCCAATTTGCTGGTCAGCGTGAGGGCCTCCGCGAAGCCTTCGAACATCATCGAGATCATCAGGTTGCCGCCCAGCTTCGCCGATTGCCCGTGGCCGGTGGGGCCCATGTGCAACACTTTTTTCCCCATCGCATTGAACAACGGCTCCAGGCGCGCTAGGGTCGCCTCTTCCCCGCCGGTGATGAAGATTAGTTGGCCGCTCTCGGCTGCCACTTTCGATCCCGTCATGGGCGCGTCCACGTAATCGGCGCCCCGGGCGCGCACCCGCTCGGCAAATTTGCGCGTCGCCGAAGGCGCAATGGTGCTGGAATCGGCGACGATCATTCCGGGCGCGAGTTCGTTCTCCACGCCGTCGGCCGAGAATAACAGCCGCTCCACTGCGGCCGTGTCGGAGACGCACATCCACACCACTTCGGCGCCGCGCGCCGCCTCCGCCGGACTCACCGCCATCCGCGCGCCTTCCACGTGCTTCCCGGCTGAACGGTTCCACACCGAAACCTCGTGCCCCGCCTTGACCAGGTTCGCCGCCATCGCGCGCCCCATGATTCCCAATCCCAAAAACGCTACTCGCATGTCTGCCTCGCAAACAACCGCAGGTGATTATACAAAGTTGTGAGTTGTGAGTTGTGAGTTCCGAGTTGTGAGTTTGGCGCGCGCCTTGCGAACATCCCAAAACTGCACGCTCAGAACTTAAAACTCACAACTCGCAACTCTCTTCCGCATCGTTCCCGCCCCGCATGGCGTCTAATAGGCGAATGATCAATGTCCCTCTCCGACGACGCGCCCGCCAGTTCAGCAAGCTGGTGCGGCATTCTGTGCTGACGCGCCGCACCGGAGAGCCCGGCAAACCCACCCTGGCCCACAAGGACCAGCTCGGCCTCACCTTCATCGGCCATTCCAGTTTTTTTCTCCAGATTGCCGGGCTTAATCTCATCATTGACCCGAACTTCGCGCGCTGGCTGTTCGTGCTCAAGCGTCTCCGCCAGCCCGGCCTGCGGATCACGGACCTGCCGCCGCTGGATCTGGTGCTGGTCACGCACGCTCACTTCGACCACCTGCACCGCCCGTCGCTGCGCGCGCTGGTCCGCCACACCCAGCGGCTGCGGAAACCCGCTCCCGCGATTGTTGTGCCGCGCAATGTCGCCGACCTGGTCTCCGACCTCGGCTTCCGCGAAATCATCGAGCTCGACTGGTGGGGCGAGTACCACCACGACGGCATTAGCGTCGTGCACACGCCGTCGCGGCACTGGGGGGCGCGCGTGGTGCGCGACATGCATCGCGGATTTGGAGGCTACGTCATCCGCTCCCGGCGGGAATCCCTCTACCACGCCGGCGATACCGCTTACTTTCCGGGCTTCAGCGAAATCGGCGAGCGCCTCCGCCCCGAGCTCGCCCTGCTGCCCATCGGCGCCTACGAACCGCCGTCGTTCCGCAACGTGCACACCTCGCCCGCCGACGCCGTGCGCGCCTTTCTCGACCTGCGCGCCCGCTACATGGTGCCCATGCACTACGGCAGTTTCCGGCTCTCCCACGAGCCCATGGACGAGCCGCTGAAATACCTCGCCTCCGAGGCCCGCAAGCACGGCATCCAAGACCGGGTGCTGGTGTTACAAGAGGGTGTGACACAGGTGTTCGAGTGAGAAAACAGTGGTTAGTAATTAGTAATCAGATTTTCCAGCTTACAATCACCATTCCCGCCGCATCGACCTCGGAGTTGCGCTTGATAATTACTAAGTAGTATACACTGCTTTGCTTATTGCCGCCATCAAAATTATGCGTTTCCCTTCTCCGGGCCATCGCGCCCACAATTCCATCTAGCAAGCCGTCCGCAGGCGGTGACGTATTCGCGGCGGCGGAGTAAAACCATGCGGTGCCCGTACTGCAATACCGAGTACACCCACGATCATCCGTGCTTCTGCCATCCATCCGTAAAGGCCAAGCCGGCTGAGGATCAGCCGGCGAGTTTTCCCGAGACCTTTCCCAGCATCGCCTGGAATTCGCACCGGGGTGTGCGGCTGGACTAAGAACAGGAGTTAGTAGCTGGTAGATAGTAGTTAGCCGGAGTGTCTGTATTCGCCGCGGGCGATGTTCGCATTCATTGGCCACACCAGCGGTTGCTGCTCGCTAACTCTCTAACTACTAACTCCCCCTACCACGCCATTAGCACTCGTAGGTCTCTCAGATTGTTCCCCGTCGGCCCGGTGACAATCGCGTCGCCAAGCCGGTCGAAGAACCCAAACGCATCGAAGCCGGCGAGCGACTTCGCCGCGTTCAGCCCCAGTGTTTTCGCGCGTTCCAGCGTGGTGCCGTCGGCGACCGCTCCGGCAGCGGCGCTATTGCCGTCAATGCCATCGGTCCCGGCGCTGAGCACGGTGATGTTTTCTCCCCCAATTTCTTCCGCGCAATAGAGCGCGAAGTGCGAGTTCCGCCCGCCGACGCCGTGCTTCGCCTTCACCTTGACGGTAACTTCCCCGCCCGAAACGATGCACGCCCGCGACCCGCCTTGCCGCAGCTTGCGCAATTTGTTCAACAGATAATCGGCCGCTTTGGCGTAATCCCAATCGTCGCAGGAGTTGTCCACTTCCACGGAGAAGCCGTACGCCGCGGCCTTCGCTGCCGCCGCTTGCAGGACCGAGGTATTAGAAAGCACCGGCCACCAGCGCGCGCGCACGAATGCCGGGTCATCCGACTTCGGCGTCTCCTCCAGGATGTGTTTTGTGAACAGCTCATGTACCGCCGGCGGAAATTCTTTCACCATTCCATGGCGCTCGGCGATGCGGTAACAATCCTCAACCGTGGTGGAATCCGGCATGGTCAGCCCCGACGACAGCGAGTCCAGCGCCTTGTCGGGCACGTCGGAAACCATGATGGACACCTGCTGTGCGGGCGCCGCCGCCCTCGCCAGCCGGCCTCCCTTGATTCCCGACAGGTGCTTGCGGATGGCGTTGATCTCCGCGATGGGCGCGCCGGAATGGACCAACACCTCGTAGGTCTTGACGAGATCGCCGAGCGAGATGGCATCGTCAATCGGATACTCCACGCACGCCGACCCGCCACCGCTGATCAGGAAAATCACCAGGGCTTGCGGCGGCTGATGTTCCACGTAGCGCAGGATCGCCCGGCCCGCAGCCAGCGATTCAGGGTTGGGCAGCGGATGGCCGCCGCGGAAATAGCGGAAACCGCGCAGTTGCGTCACCGGATCGGTGGAACCGGCGACGATCCCGTCCAGGCTCGCGCCCACCTGCTCCACCAGCGCCTCGGCCATGCTGTGCGCGCCCTTGCCGATGGAAATCGCCGAGAGGCGAGGGTACGCCGACAGGGCATACAGGTCATCGCAGACGCGCAGCACTCCGTGGTCGTGGTTCACATGACGGGCGAACGCCTGCCGGATGGTGCTCTGCGCCAGCGCTTCCTGGAAAACCTGGCGCGCGCTCCGCCGCCATTCACCCGCGCCGTGCTCCCGCTCGGACGCATTGCCGGTCGCCGCTCGCTTTGCCATCATGCTAGTTTAACTGTCTCCCGCACCCACTCCTCGACCGCCCGCCTCAGCTCCGCCAGGTGCCCGGAAAAGAAATGGTCCGCGCCCTCGATGATCACCAGTTTCTTCGGATCCGGCACGCGCGCCGCCAGGTCCTGCAATTGATCTCGCGGCCCGAACTGGTCTTGCCCGCCGCTGACGAACAGCTTGGGCTTGGTGCACTCGGAAAGAAATTTGAACCCGTAACTGCGGTCGTCCACGCGCACCGGCATGCCCAGCGCGATCAACGCATCCACGTGCGGATCAGGACACGCGGCGCGCAGTCCCGTTGCGGCCCCAAAGGAGAATCCGGCAAACACGACAGGCAGGTGGAATCGCTCCTCGAGCCAGCGCAGCGCCGTGTTGGCGTCCTCGACTTCGCCGCGGCCGTCATCGTGCTTGCCCTCGCTCAACCCGGCGCCGCGGAAATTGAAGCGCAGCACCGGAAATCCGAATCCGTTCAGCGCCTTCATGGCGTGAAACACGACCTTGTTGTGCATGGTTCCGCCGAACCTCGGATGCGGATGGCACACCAGCGCGGCATGGGATGCCGCGGGCGCACCCTGATTGAGGAGCGCTTCCAACCGCCCCGCCGGACCTTCGAGAAACAAGGATTGAATGGAGCTGGATTGCGTCACCGCAGCATTGTAGCCGCGGTAACAGTTTCAGTTTCAGTTTGGGGCGTACCGTTTCGCTTTCACGATCAGCCGAAACCCGGGCAACTGAAACCGAGACTGAAACTGAAACTGTTATCCTCATTGCGCATGGACGTGTTCGCCTTAACGCGGCAGTTGGTGGACATTGAGTCGGTCACCGGCAACGAGGGCGCGGTGGGCGAGTTTCTGCACCGCCGCCTGCGCGATCTCGGCTACGAGACGCGTCTCGACACGGTGGAAGCGAACCGCTTCAACGTCTACGCCGTCCCGCCGAAGCAGGCGCGTCCCGCAGTCTTCTTCTCGACGCACATGGACACGGTGCCGCCGTTCTTTGCCTCGCGCGAGGACGGAAGCCGCATCTACGGCCGCGGCGCGTGCGACGCCAAGGGGATCATCGCGGCGCAGATTGGCGCCGCCGAAAAACTCCGCCACGACGGCCTCGCTGCCGGGCTGCTTTTCGTGGTCGGCGAAGAGCGCAACAGTGCGGGCGCGAAATACGCCAACCAGCATCCCGCCGGCGGCCGCTTCTTCATCGACGGCGAGCCTACCGACAATCGTCTCGCCAAAGCGACCAAAGGGGCGGTGCGGTTGGAATTATTTGCCGAAGGACGTATGGCGCACTCCGCCTATCCAGAGCTGGGCGAGTCGGCGATCGAAAAACTGCTCGACGCTCTCGCGCGTGTCCGCCGCATTCCTTTGCCGCGCGATGAGGAGTTCGGCCCGTGCACGCTCAACATCGGCCTGATTGATGGCGGCCGCGCTCCCAACGTCATCCCCGACGCCGCCCATGCCGAGCTCATGTACCGCACCATCGGCCCATCCGACGACCTGAAGCGCCAGATTGTCGCCGCCGCCGAGCCGCTGGTGCGCGTGGAGTGGGGACTGGAGCTGCCCTTCATTCGCCTGCGCACGCTCGACGGCATTCCCACCATGATCGCCGCCTTTGCCACCGACGTCCCGTCGCTCACCAATTGGGGCGAAGCGCTGCTGATGGGCCCCGGCTCCATCCACGTCGCTCACACCGAGAATGAGTACATCGAGAAAAAAGAACTGCTGGCGGCGGTGGAGCTGTACGCGGATGTGGCGCGACGCCTGATGGCAAAAAGCTAACCACGGATTTCCACGGATAAACACGGATCTGAAAGGTCAACCGCCACCATCACAAAGAGCGCAATCCAGTGAAAACGCAGTATCCGTGTGAATCCGTGCAAATCCGTGGTTAAGTTCCGCCCGCTTTTCGCATCTTGCCGGGCAACGGAGTACTCTAACCACCACCATGTCACACGACGCTGTGAACTCCCTCGCCCAGGCTTCATCCGCGTATTTGCGTTCCGCCATGCACCAGCCCATCCGCTGGCATCAATGGGGCGAGGAAGCCTTTGCCGCCGCCGAGCGCGAGAACAAGCCCATGCTGCTCGATATCGGCGCCGTGTGGTGTCACTGGTGCCATGTCATGGACCGCGAGTCGTATGACGATGCGGAAGTGGCGCGCATCGTGAATGAGAACTTCATCGCCGTCAAGGTGGACCGCGACGAGCGCCCCGACATTGACAGCCGCTACCAGTCCGCGGTGCAGGCCATGACCGGCCAGGGTGGCTGGCCGCTCACTGCCTTTCTTACGCCGCAAGGCAAACCGTTTTACGGCGGAACTTATTTTCCGCCTGACGACCAGTGGGGACGCCCCGGCTTCAAGCGCGTGCTCATGGCCATTGCCGACGCTTTCCGCGCCAAGCGCGACGAGGTGCTGCAGCAGGCCGACACGGTGCTCAATACCATCAGCCATGCCGAGTCGTTTGCCGGGCGCAGCGGCGGCGTTCCGCCCACGCTGGTGCGCACCGTGATTGCATCGGCTCTCAAAATCTTCGATCACGACAACGGCGGCTTCGGTAGCGCGCCCAAGTTTCCGCACCCGTCGAGCATGGACCTGATCATCCACCTCTACGCTCGCACCGGCGACGAGAGCCTGCGCGAGGTGATCAGCAGCACGCTGGAACACATGGCGCGCGGCGGCGTCTACGACCAGCTTGCCGGCGGCTTCCATCGCTACTCGGTGGACGAGCGCTGGGTGGTGCCGCACTTCGAGAAAATGTCCTACGACAACTCGGAGCTGCTGAAGAACTACGTGCACGGCTACCAGGCGACCGGCAATGCATTCTTCGCCGCCGTTGCCCGCGACATCATCCGCTGGATGGATGCCTGGCTCAGCGACCGCAGCGAGGGCGGCTTTTACGCATCCCAAGATGCCGACATCAATCTCGACGATGACGGCGACTACTTCACCTGGACCCTGGACGAGGCCCGCGCCGCGCTTGGCGACGACGAACTCAAGGTCGCGCAGCTTTACTACGACATCCACGAAGTCGGCGAGATGCACCATAACCCCGCCAAGAACGTGCTCTTTGTGCGCGCCTCGGTGGAAGAGATCGGTGTCCGTCTCGGCATGCAGCGCGACCGCGTCTCCGGCGTGCTCGACTCGGCGAAAGAAAAACTTTACGCCGCGCGCCTCACCCGCCCCACGCCGTTCGTTGACAAGACGGTTTATGTCGGCTGGAACGCGCTCTGCATTTCCGCCTACCTCGATGCCGCGCGGGTGCTCTCGCTGGAAGACGCGCGCCATTTCGCGCTACGCTCCCTGGACCGCGTCCTCTCCCAGGGATTCACCGCCGAAGGCGGCCTGAAGCACGTCATCGCCTACGCCGACCCGCAAGCCGCCCTGCGCGATGTCCCCGGCATGCTCGACGACTACGCCTTTGCCGCGCTCGCCTGTCTGGACGCCTACGAGGCCACCGCCGACCTCAGCTATTTCAATTTCGCGCGCAAGATTGTGGACGCCATGGTGGCGCGCTTCTACGACGAAACTTCCGGCGGCTTCTTCGATTCCGAAAACCACGCCGCCCTCGGCGCTCTCAGCGCCCGCCGCAAGCCGTTTCAGGATTCGCCGACGCCCGCCGGAAATTCCGCCGCCGCCATCGCGCTCTTCCGCATGCACGCCTACACCAACCAAAACGGCTATCGCGAAAAAGCTGAAGATACGCTTGAGGTTTTCGCCGGAATCGCAGAACAATACGGGATGTTCGCCGCTACTTATGCGCTCGCAGCCGTGTGGCTTTTGGAGGGCCACACGCAAGTGGTAGTGGTGGGCAACGACGAGCGCGCGCGCCAGCTGTACGCCGCCGCGGTGGCGCCCTTCGCGGTGAACAAGGCAGTGCTCAAGGTGAGCGACAGCGCCGCCGCGCCGCAGAATCTTCCTCCGGCGCTCGCCCAAGTTGTGCCCAACTTACCCGCGGTCAAGGAAGGCAAATCGACGGCGATTCTCTGCTCCAACTTCACCTGCCAGCCGCCGATCAGCGATCCCGACGACCTGGCGAAATCGCTGCACGATGCGCTCATAGCCAAGGCGGCATGATAAAGGTGGTCAGTGACCAGTGGCCAGTGACCAGCAAACTCAGGTATAAAGCTGTAATTCCAACGACTGGCCACTGACCATTGAACACTGGCCACTGGAGTCTTTATGGCACGCGTCACCCAACTGCTCATCCACGCCGAGCACAAGCCCGGCACGCTCGCCAACATTTGTTCAGAGATGGCGAAAAAGGCGGTCAACATCACCGCCATCATGGCGGCTTACGATCAGCCCGGCGGGCGCATCCGCCTGGTGGCCGCGCCGCACGCCGCCGCGCGCAAAGTTTTGGATTCCATGAATCTTCAGTACGGCGAGGAAGAGGCCCTCGCCATTCGCGTCACCGACCGGCCCGGCGCCCTCGGCCGCGCTACCCGCAAGCTCGCCGACGGCGGCATCAATGTCCTCTATGCCTATGGCTCGATCGTCAAAGGCACCGAGCGCGCCCTCATCATTCTGGGTGTGCAGGACGTTGCCAAAGCGGAGAAAGTTCTCTAGCTGGCCACTGGCCACTGGCCACTGACCACTCGTCAGTACGCCTCATTCAGCAACTCGACCACGTGGGCGACGCGCGTCTTCAGCCCGCGCGCTTTCACCCCGGCGCGCAATTGCATCATGCATCCGGTATTGGCGGTGGCGATGATCTCGGCGCGCGTTTCCGTCACCTCGTCCAGCTTCTGCTCGAGGATTTTCGACGAGAGCTCGTTCTGGGTCACGTTGTAGGTGCCGGCGCTGCCGCAGCAATAATCCGGATGCGCCATCTCGACCAACTCCGCGCCCAGCGCTACCAGCAGCTCGCGCGGCGCCGACCGCACTTTCTGCGCATGGGCCAGGTGGCAGGGATCCTGGTAGGTGACGCGAGCCTTCAGCGGACGTTTGGGCGGGCGTAACCCCGCCTCGGCGAGAAACTCGGTGATGTCCTTCACTATCGACCCGAAATCGCGCGCCCGGTCCGCATACTTCGGATTGTCTGCCAGCAGCTCGCCATATTCCTTCATCATGGCGCCGCAACCGGCGGAGTTGGTGATGACCGTATCCCGCGTCGGCTCCAGCATGGCGCGGATATTTCGCCGCCCCATCTTCTGCGCCTCCTCGCGAAATCCGGCGTGCGCCTGCAGCGCCCCGCAGCAGCGCTGACCTTGCGGGACGAAAACGTCGAAGCCGTTCTTGTTCAGCACTCGGACCGTGGCTTCGTTCAACTTGGAAAACGCAACGCTGCCGATGCATCCGATGTGAAACAGCACCCGGCCGCGGATTTTCCCCTCGCCGTGGTGCATCCTGCCGCTGTGCGAAAAGAAAAATTCTCTGTCCACCTTGGGCGCCAGCGCTTCCACTTGGTGCAGTCCCAGCACTTTGAGCACGCCGGTGGCGCGCGCCAGCGCCTGCAATCCCGACCGCTGGTAGACCCGCAGCAGCCGTGCCCAGCGCTCCAGGCCCTTGCGGTCGTGCAGCACGCGGGTGAAGAACCACTTCCTCAGCAGTTGTTCCAGCAACGGCCGTCTGTAGTTTGACTCGATCTCCGCCCGGGCCCGCTCCAGGATCCTGCCGTACTGCACCCCCGACGGGCACGCCGTCTCGCAGGCGCGGCACCCCAGGCAACGGTCCATGTGGGTGACAAAGGAATCGCCAATCTCCAGCCGTCCCGCGTCCACCTGCAACACCTGGTAGATACGCCCGCGCGGGGAATCCGCTTCCCGCCCCAGCACCCGGTAGGTCGGGCACTGTTGCAGGCACAGCCCGCAATGGATGCACTTGGAATACAGCTCCCAGGTTGGCCGGTCAGGCGTGCTGAAATTCGAAGCGGGAGCTTTCCCTGCTGCCGCCGTGCCGTGCGCCGCATTGGCCGTGGTCGCGCTCAGAACAGGAATCTCCCCCGGTTCAGAATGTTCTTTTCGTCGAACGCTTGCTTGATGGCCTGCATCGTCGCCAGGTCGTTCGGCGTGCTGCCCCACACGCTGAAGTGCCGTTTGGCCTCCACCGGGCAGCGCAGCACGATCGCCGAGCCGTCGCGCGGCACGGCTCCGCGCAGGAACGACACCGCGTTGACGTACTGCATCGCCGCCGGCGGGTCCACTGCGACGGGCGCGAACCCCACCAGCAGCGATCCCACTCCGATCCTGCCCACTACCGCGCAGACAAAGTTGTTGTCCATGGCTGCGCGCTGCGCCGCCGCCAGCACCGCGCCCACTTCCTGCAACGCCACGTCCACCCGCACCAGCATGGCGTTCTGGCTGCGCTCGAATAACAGGTGCGGAAACTCCGCGATGCGCCGCCACATTTCGCGGTCATCCTCGCCGCCGGTTTCGTCGGTCACCGCCGAACCCAACTCGTAGCGATAGCGCGCCAGCACCGTGTCGCTGCCGGCGGCCCGCAACAGCACGCGCCACGCCTCATCCGCAGCGTGGGAATTTCCATGCAGAACCTCAGCCGCGCGGGGCGATACGATTTCCAAACACAGCGGCGCCAGCGGCGAGCCCAGCACCCGGTCGCGGAATGAAACCGCCTCTGCCGCGGCCGCGAACTTGGCGATGAAGGTGCGCGTCTGCCGCGGCCGCGAGAATAGTTTCAAGCTGGCGCCGGTGATCACCGCCACCGTCCCGAAGCTGCCGATCAGCAGCTTCATCAGGTCGTAGCCGGCTACGTTCTTCACCACCTTCGCGCCCGCCTTCGCGACCTTGCCATCGGCGGTGACAAAGCGCACCCCGGTGCAGTAGTCGCGCAGCCCGCCGTAAAACTGCTTCAGCGGCCCCTGCGCCGCCGATGCCAGCGCGCCTCCGATGGTGCACTTCTCCGGCTGCGGCGCATCCAGCGGCAACATCTGCTGGTGCGGGCCGATCTGCCGCTCTACTTCCGCCAGCGTCGTTCCCGCGCCCACACCGATCATCAGGTCGCCGGCATCGTAGTGCTCCACCGCTTTCAGGCGATTCGTGCGCAGCACGATGTCAATCTTTTCCGGGATTGTCCCGGTGAACTGGTGAGTGAATCCTCCGGCGGGCACGACGACCAGTTCATGGGCGTGCGCATACTTCATCACCGCCGCAACTTCCGCCGCTGACCCCGGTTCCACCATCGCGCGCGGCACCACCTCGTCAATCGCGAACGCCGCCGTACGCGCCGGATCTTCGGTGGCGTGCTGTTCGCCGGCGATGGCCGCCAGCTCCCGCGCCAGTCCCGCCGCTGATGTGGTCGCGCTCACCGCGGACCTCGCTGCGCGTCCGCGATGTTGGTCTCGCGGCAACTGCGCGGAGTGGGAAACAATTTTTGCGGGTTCAGCACCGAGTTGGGGTTGAACGCGTCGTGCACCCGCTTCATGACCTCGAGATCATCGTCGCTGAACAGCAGCGGCATCAGCTCATTTTTCTCCATGCCGACGCCGTGTTCGCCGGTGATGGTTCCGCCGCAATCGACGCAGTATTGCAGAATCATGCGTCCCGCCTGGTGGGTGCGCTCCACCTGGTCCGGGTCGCGCAGGTCGAACAGGATGCAGGGGTGCAGGTTGCCATCGCCGGCGTGAAAGATGTTCCCGATCTCCAGCTTGTACTTCTCCGCCACCGTCTCGATAAAGCGCAGCACCTTGGCAATATGGCTGCGCGGGACGACGCCGTCCTGCGTGTAGTACGCCGGCGCCAGCCGGCCGAGCGCGGCGAATGCCGTCTTGCGGCCCTTCCACAGCAGTTGCCGCTCCGGCTCGTTGGCGGCGCGCCGCACCTCGCGCGCCTGGTGCTGCTGGCACACCGCGCGCACCGCTTCGGCCTGCTCCGTCACCGCTTCGCGCAGTCCTTCCAGTTCGATCAGCAGCACCGCGCCCGAATCCATCGGATATCCCGCATGCGTCGCTTCCTCCACGCAGCGCAGCGTCTTGCCGTCCAGCATCTCCAGCGCCACCGGCGTGATTCCTCCCGACGTGATGGACGCCACCGTGTTGGCGGCGTCATCAATCGTGTTGAAGATTGCCAACAGCGTTTCCACCGCCTCCGCCACCCGGGTCAGCTTCACCGTGATTGCCGTCACCAGCCCGACCGTGCCTTCGGTGCCGACAAACAGTCCGGTAAGGTCGTAGCCGCACGAATCCACCGCTTTGCCGCCCATCTGCACCACGCGCCCGTCCGGCAACACGACCTCCAGGCCGGTAATGTGGTTCACGGTAACGCCGTGCGCCAGGGTGTGCGCGCCGCCGGAATTCTCCGCCACGTTGCCGCCGATGGTGGCCGCCTTCGCGCTGGCCGGATCGGGCGCGAAGTACAGCCCGTGCTGCGCCACCGCCGCCGACAGGTCCGCGTTCACCACTCCGGGCTCGACCACAGCACGCCGGTTGGGGACGTCAATGTCCAGGATCCTGGTCATGCGCGAGAACACCAGCACGATCCCGCCGGCGCGCGGGATGGAACCGCCGCTCAACCCGGTTCCCGCCCCGCGTGGGACCAGCGGAACCTTCAGGCGCGACGCCAACCGCGCGATCTGCGAGACCTGCTCGGCCGTCTCGGGGAACACGATCACTTCCGGTTTGCCCGTGGACAGCCCCGCGTCGTACTCGTACAGCATGAGGTCCTCGGGCTGGTCGAGGACCGCCTCGGCGCCAACGATCTTTCTGAGTTCTTTTACGACCGGCGAGCTGCGCATGGGTGGATGAAGTGACGCGGGAATTTTACAACGGCCTCCGCTGCGCGGAATCGGAAGTTCCCACTATATTCGAGCGACCGGTCGCTCAGTCTAT contains:
- a CDS encoding FAD-binding oxidoreductase, whose amino-acid sequence is MSATTSAAGLARELAAIAGEQHATEDPARTAAFAIDEVVPRAMVEPGSAAEVAAVMKYAHAHELVVVPAGGFTHQFTGTIPEKIDIVLRTNRLKAVEHYDAGDLMIGVGAGTTLAEVERQIGPHQQMLPLDAPQPEKCTIGGALASAAQGPLKQFYGGLRDYCTGVRFVTADGKVAKAGAKVVKNVAGYDLMKLLIGSFGTVAVITGASLKLFSRPRQTRTFIAKFAAAAEAVSFRDRVLGSPLAPLCLEIVSPRAAEVLHGNSHAADEAWRVLLRAAGSDTVLARYRYELGSAVTDETGGEDDREMWRRIAEFPHLLFERSQNAMLVRVDVALQEVGAVLAAAQRAAMDNNFVCAVVGRIGVGSLLVGFAPVAVDPPAAMQYVNAVSFLRGAVPRDGSAIVLRCPVEAKRHFSVWGSTPNDLATMQAIKQAFDEKNILNRGRFLF
- a CDS encoding FAD-binding protein, yielding MRSSPVVKELRKIVGAEAVLDQPEDLMLYEYDAGLSTGKPEVIVFPETAEQVSQIARLASRLKVPLVPRGAGTGLSGGSIPRAGGIVLVFSRMTRILDIDVPNRRAVVEPGVVNADLSAAVAQHGLYFAPDPASAKAATIGGNVAENSGGAHTLAHGVTVNHITGLEVVLPDGRVVQMGGKAVDSCGYDLTGLFVGTEGTVGLVTAITVKLTRVAEAVETLLAIFNTIDDAANTVASITSGGITPVALEMLDGKTLRCVEEATHAGYPMDSGAVLLIELEGLREAVTEQAEAVRAVCQQHQAREVRRAANEPERQLLWKGRKTAFAALGRLAPAYYTQDGVVPRSHIAKVLRFIETVAEKYKLEIGNIFHAGDGNLHPCILFDLRDPDQVERTHQAGRMILQYCVDCGGTITGEHGVGMEKNELMPLLFSDDDLEVMKRVHDAFNPNSVLNPQKLFPTPRSCRETNIADAQRGPR